One window of the Eucalyptus grandis isolate ANBG69807.140 chromosome 6, ASM1654582v1, whole genome shotgun sequence genome contains the following:
- the LOC104448022 gene encoding ubiquitin carboxyl-terminal hydrolase 16: MVVAWDLGLARGLVLCVCGLVPLVFGLVIRRKWRQSVERSREIKRLLVLASEEAARAEREASVGYGAFSAPRGYQCAICYSPTTTRCARCKAVRYCSGKCQIIHWRQGHKEECRAPEPGNDYNPKVTGFEEDVDYENKLGSAFGDATKSTEGFVDEPTLADSKCSTSTSPDKDSSIKVESESYLSDSSSTKFSGFSASTASNELSDDVSTRESVSSGDSGSSDEYRSSNVGQNMPDAICDDTRDDAKPPSPKFASLVGAVHSATLGESNKKRGCNDVQERWDIKGGSIKRPSDQMVEPSVNSPNFWQGVVDPAEKQSVISDRTLPPKFNNANSSEVSSQSHMLFSSSKFQSNEQVLRGKGFEEEHSVSRDALPQNEFDKEPTLLGKVVKGSLSASKSPPLNCERSSRIGDDDTISVSDGAPYRQEYTSRRDASTVGVRHPIPTVNKAESAKVKQSVALPSQSAACSLKALQNVKSSIDTAGDQSKGSVLSKRYLGGDGGDGFGKYNDKGLFPYDLFVKLYTWKEVELLPCGFVNCGNSCYANAVLQCVAFTPPLTAYFLQGLHSKFCLKKEWCFMCEFESLIQKAKEGTSPISPIRIVSQLQKIGSQLHNGREEDAHEFLRCAIDAMQSICLVKSVEMESGSSEEETTLMGLTFGGYLRSKIRCTKCQVKSERHERMMDLTVEIEGDIGTLEQALRRFTENETLDGENKYYCSRCKSYEKARKRLTILEAPNVLTIALKRFQSGKFGKLNKLIRFPEILNLAPYISGTSDKSPIYRLYGVIVHLDVMNAAVSGHYVCYVKNPQNKWFKIDDSTVTPMELESVLSTGAYMLLYARCSPRAPRSIRDKIISTDPKHKAALGRNSGKIAALSIKLPGRFSSDIYPNSTSSDGSANIESFYSKFHQLQRILEEDSSSDSSSLFSSTSDEGSCSTEGTRDSASTDDLSDYIFVDAVRGCSSSWRNSSDSDTSSSSSSPLYSRHSPLANPERHASGFAETSPSQRYGLDSSLGGDEFLNSDITKWRSELETSSSSSSRCRETDSERLAWSNGSYDVKNGVSLRRSARERTD, from the exons ATGGTCGTGGCGTGGGATCTAGGGCTCGCTCGGGGGCTCGTCCTCTGCGTCTGCGGGCTGGTCCCGCTGGTGTTCGGGCTCGTGATCCGGAGGAAGTGGCGCCAGTCGGTGGAGCGGAGCCGCGAGATTAAGCGGCTGCTCGTGTTGGCCTCGGAGGAGGCCGCGAGGGCCGAGCGCGAGGCCTCCGTCGGTTACGGCGCGTTCTCGGCTCCCCGGGGCTATCAGTGCGCCATCTGCTACTCCCCGACGACCACGCGATGCGCCCGCTGCAAGGCGGTGCGATACTG TTCTGGTAAGTGTCAAATCATTCACTGGCGACAAGGTCATAAGGAAGAATGCCGTGCTCCTGAGCCTGGGAATGACTATAATCCAAAGGTCACAGGATTTGAGGAAGATGTAGATTATGAAAATAAACTTGGGAGTGCATTTGGAGATGCTACAAAATCTACTGAAGGTTTTGTTGATGAACCAACGTTGGCAGACAGTAAATGCTCTACAAGCACATCACCTGACAAAGATAGCAGTATCAAAGTTGAGTCGGAAAGTTATCTTTCTGATTCTTCAAGTACCAAATTTTCTGGATTCTCTGCCTCCACTGCCAGTAATGAATTATCTGATGATGTTTCAACACGTGAAAGTGTTAGTTCAGGTGATTCCGGGAGTTCAGATGAGTATAGATCATCTAATGTTGGACAGAACATGCCTGATGCTATTTGTGATGATACTAGAGATGATGCTAAGCCACCCTCTCCAAAATTTGCAAGTTTAGTTGGTGCAGTCCATAGCGCTACTTTGGGCGAGTCAAATAAGAAGCGTGGCTGCAATGATGTGCAAGAACGATGGGATATAAAAGGTGGAAGTATCAAAAGGCCTAGTGATCAGATGGTTGAGCCATCTGTGAACTCTCCTAATTTTTGGCAGGGTGTTGTGGATCCTGCTGAGAAGCAAAGTGTCATCTCAGATAGAACTCTGCCACCCAAGTTTAATAATGCCAATTCAAGTGAAGTATCTTCTCAATCTCACATGCTCTTCTCCTCTAGTAAGTTCCAAAGTAATGAACAGGTCTTGCGTGGCAAAGGGTTTGAAGAAGAACACTCCGTGTCTCGTGATGCTCTTCCTCAGAACGAGTTTGACAAGGAACCTACTTTATTGGGGAAAGTGGTAAAAGGCAGTTTGAGTGCTAGCAAATCACCACCTTTGAACTGTGAGAGATCTAGTCGCATAGGGGATGATGACACCATTTCTGTTTCTGATGGAGCTCCTTACAGACAGGAATATACTTCAAGAAGAGATGCTTCTACTGTTGGTGTTAGGCATCCGATTCCAACTGTCAATAAGGCTGAAAGTGCCAAAGTTAAACAGAGTGTTGCTTTACCCTCTCAGTCGGCAGCTTGTTCTTTAAAGGCTCTGCAAAATGTAAAGTCATCTATTGATACTGCTGGAGACCAATCGAAAGGATCTGTGTTGTCCAAACGATATCTGGGCGGAGATGGAGGTGATGGATTTGGAAAATACAATGACAAG GGGCTCTTTCCTTATGATCTTTTTGTCAAGCTTTATACATGGAAAGAGGTGGAATTGCTCCCATGTGGTTTTGTGAATTGTGGGAACAG TTGTTATGCTAATGCCGTGTTGCAATGTGTGGCTTTTACTCCTCCTCTCACGGCATATTTTCTCCAGGGActtcattcaaaatttt GTCTAAAGAAGGAGTGGTGTTTCATGTGTGAATTTGAGAGCTTGATTCAAAAAGCCAAAGAAGGGACCTCTCCAATTTCTCCAATTAGGATCGTATCCCAATTACAGAAAATTGGAAGCCAGCTTCATAATGGGAGAGAGGAAGACGCCCATGAATTTTTAAG GTGCGCCATTGATGCGATGCAATCCATTTGTCTTGTGAAATCTGTGGAGATGGAGTCCGGTTCTTCAGAAGAGGAAACTACTCTGATGGGATTGACATTTGGCGGCTATCTTCGGTCAAAG ATTAGGTGCACCAAGTGTCAAGTAAAATCCGAGCGGCATGAAAGAATGATGGATCTAACTGTTGAGATAGAGGGAGATATTGGAACCTTGGAACAAGCTCTTCGTCGGTTTACCGAAAATGAGACTCTGGATGGAGAAAACAAGTATTATTGCAGCAG GTGTAAATCCTATGAGAAGGCCAGAAAGAGATTGACAATATTGGAGGCTCCAAATGTGCTTACTATTGCATTAAAACGGTTTCAG TCAGGAAAATTTGGAAAGCTCAACAAGTTGATTCGGTTCCCAGAGATCCTCAACTTGGCTCCTTATATCAGTGGAACTAGTGACAAATCGCCTATATACAGACTATATGGAGTAATAGTCCACTTGGATGTCATGAATGCTGCAGTTTCTGGTCATTATGTGTGCTATGTTAAGAATCCTCAAAACAAGTGGTTCAAGATTGATGACAGCACG GTAACACCGATGGAACTTGAGAGTGTCCTCTCAACGGGGGCATACATGCTACTCTATGCTAG GTGCTCACCCCGGGCTCCCAGATCGATAAGAGACAAAATAATCTCAACGGACCCAAAACATAAAGCAGCACTTGGCAGAAACAGTGGGAAAATTGCTGCATTGAGCATTAAGCTGCCCGGAAGATTTTCCAGTGATATTTACCCCAATTCAACGTCTTCCGATGGTTCGGCTAACATTGAATCTTTCTATTCGAAGTTCCATCAGTTGCAAAGGATACTGGAAGAAGATTCTTCGAGCGACAGTTCTTCCCTATTCAGTAGCACTTCAGATGAAGGATCTTGCAGTACAGAGGGGACCCGAGATTCTGCCAGCACAGACGACCTTTCAGATTATATATTCGTTGATGCCGTGCGAGGTTGTAGCAGCTCTTGGAGGAACTCCTCTGATTCTgacacttcatcttcttcttcctctcccctttATTCGAGGCACTCACCACTAGCCAATCCAGAGAGACATGCTTCGGGTTTTGCTGAAACGAGCCCATCTCAAAGATACGGTTTGGATTCCAGTCTGGGAGgtgatgaatttttgaactcGGACATTACTAAGTGGCGTAGTGAGTTAGAAACTAGTAGCAGCAGTAGTAGTAGATGTAGAGAGACTGACTCGGAGAGATTAGCCTGGTCGAATGGCTCTTATGATGTGAAAAATGGTGTCTCTTTAAGAAGATCGGCGAGAGAAAGAACAGATTAA
- the LOC104448021 gene encoding universal stress protein PHOS34: MASNLGCVVVAVDGSEESMNALRWALDNLKLRPRPIPSSSSSFVVLHVQSPPSIVAGLNPGAIPFGGPSDLEVPAFTAAIEAHQQRITQAILDRAREICSDKDVNIKTEVVIGDPKEKICEVVENLNADLLVMGCRAFGPIKRMFLGSVSNYCTNHAQCPVIIIKGKGDC, from the exons ATGGCGAGCAATCTGGGGTGCGTGGTCGTGGCCGTCGACGGCAGCGAGGAGAGCATGAACGCCCTCCGGTGGGCCCTCGACAACCTCAAGCTCCGGCCCCGGCCgatcccctcctcctcctcctccttcgtcgTCCTCCACGTCCAGTCGCCGCCGTCCATCGTCGCCGGCCTCAACCCCGGCGCCATCCCCTTCGGCGGCCCCA GCGATTTGGAGGTGCCGGCTTTCACGGCGGCGATCGAGGCGCACCAGCAGCGGATCACGCAGGCCATACTGGATCGCGCCAGGGAGATATGCTCCGATAAGGAC GTGAACATTAAGACGGAAGTTGTAATTGGCGATCCGAAGGAAAagatttgtgaagttgtggagAACTTGAATGCGGACCTGCTAGTGATGGGATGCCGAGCTTTTGGCCCTATTAAAAG GATGTTTTTGGGAAGCGTGAGCAACTACTGCACCAACCACGCTCAGTGCCCTGTTATCATAATCAAGGGAAAAGGCGATTGTTGA